Proteins encoded together in one Chitinophaga varians window:
- a CDS encoding Rossmann-like and DUF2520 domain-containing protein: MDIVIIGTGNVAHCFGQLLKLHGHQVKQVVGRNPEHARELSEMLNSTFTTDLMDINMEADVYLLAVSDAAIPELNDQLRLGKRIVAHTAGAVPLSAISRISVNTGVLYPLQSIRKELKNYPPIPIMLEAGNDDVLKRLQAIAGSIASRITIADSEQRLKYHFTAVLCNNFTNHLFAEAKAYCDREQLDFTLLQPIIKETFDRLEKHAPETVQTGPALRNDETTMALHRTLLAGNEHLKRVYDVMSEAIYQLHHK, translated from the coding sequence ATGGATATTGTAATCATTGGTACCGGAAATGTGGCCCATTGTTTCGGACAGTTGTTAAAACTGCATGGCCACCAGGTCAAGCAGGTGGTAGGCCGTAACCCCGAACATGCCAGGGAGCTTTCGGAGATGCTGAACTCCACTTTCACCACTGACCTGATGGATATTAATATGGAGGCAGACGTTTATCTGCTGGCGGTCAGTGATGCGGCCATCCCGGAGCTGAATGACCAGCTGCGCCTGGGCAAGCGGATCGTGGCCCATACTGCGGGCGCCGTGCCCCTGAGCGCTATCTCCCGGATATCGGTCAATACCGGCGTGCTGTACCCGCTGCAGTCCATCCGTAAAGAGCTCAAAAACTATCCGCCTATACCCATTATGCTGGAAGCGGGCAATGATGATGTGCTGAAACGCCTGCAGGCCATTGCCGGCAGCATCGCTTCCCGTATCACCATCGCCGACTCGGAACAGCGCCTGAAATACCACTTCACCGCAGTACTGTGCAATAACTTCACCAACCATCTCTTTGCTGAAGCGAAGGCCTATTGTGACCGGGAACAGCTGGATTTCACCCTGCTGCAACCTATTATTAAGGAGACATTCGACCGGCTGGAGAAACATGCTCCCGAAACGGTGCAAACCGGTCCGGCGCTCCGTAACGACGAGACCACCATGGCGCTGCACCGTACCCTGCTGGCCGGCAATGAGCACCTGAAACGGGTATACGATGTGATGAGTGAAGCCATCTACCAGTTACATCATAAATAA
- the der gene encoding ribosome biogenesis GTPase Der yields MAGFTVAIVGRPNVGKSTLFNRLLEQRRAIVDDQSGVTRDRQYGIADWNGKSFNVIDTGGFVTNSDDVFEREIRKQAKVAMDEANVLIFMTDVTTGITDLDTDVANLLRRTSKPVYLVVNKVDNAQRQLEANEFYSLGFERTYFLSSMSGSGTGELLDDVVSHITDDMDDPNLEADVPKIAIIGQPNVGKSSLLNALVGADRNIVSDIAGTTRDTIHTRYNMYQKDFILIDTAGIRRKQKVNEDLEFYSVIRAIKAVDEADVVMLLLDAEKGITAQDLSIFSLAARKGKGVVVLVNKWDLVEKSTNTARDYEKELKNRLAPFSDVPIIFTSVVEKQRIFKAIETALEVYENRLRRVQTARLNEVMLKAIEAYHPPVVRGVPIRIKYVTQLPTHTPAFAFFCNLPDDVKTPYRNYLENQLRTNFNFSGVPVKIFFRKK; encoded by the coding sequence ATGGCTGGATTTACAGTAGCTATAGTGGGCCGCCCCAACGTGGGCAAATCAACGTTGTTCAACCGTTTGCTGGAACAGCGCCGCGCTATCGTGGACGATCAGAGCGGTGTTACCCGCGATCGTCAGTATGGTATCGCTGACTGGAACGGCAAATCGTTCAACGTGATCGATACCGGTGGGTTTGTGACCAATAGCGATGACGTTTTTGAGCGGGAAATCCGCAAACAGGCGAAAGTGGCCATGGATGAGGCTAACGTGCTCATCTTCATGACGGACGTAACGACGGGTATCACCGACCTCGATACGGACGTGGCCAACCTGCTGCGCCGTACTTCCAAACCGGTATACCTGGTGGTCAATAAAGTAGATAACGCCCAGCGCCAGCTGGAAGCCAACGAGTTCTACAGCCTCGGCTTCGAAAGAACTTACTTCCTCTCTTCCATGAGCGGCAGCGGCACCGGTGAACTGCTGGACGATGTGGTGTCCCATATCACTGATGATATGGATGACCCGAACCTGGAAGCTGATGTGCCGAAAATCGCCATCATCGGCCAGCCGAACGTGGGCAAATCATCCCTGCTCAATGCACTGGTAGGGGCAGACCGTAACATCGTTTCCGATATCGCCGGTACTACCCGCGATACCATTCATACCCGGTACAATATGTACCAGAAAGACTTTATCCTGATCGATACGGCCGGTATCCGCCGCAAACAGAAGGTGAATGAAGATCTGGAGTTCTACTCCGTGATCCGCGCCATCAAAGCGGTAGATGAGGCAGACGTGGTAATGTTGCTGCTGGATGCTGAAAAAGGCATCACCGCACAGGACCTCAGCATCTTCAGCCTCGCTGCCCGTAAAGGTAAAGGTGTAGTGGTGCTGGTCAACAAGTGGGACCTGGTGGAAAAAAGCACCAACACGGCACGTGATTATGAAAAGGAACTGAAGAACCGCCTGGCGCCATTCTCCGATGTGCCTATCATCTTCACTTCCGTGGTGGAAAAGCAGCGTATCTTCAAAGCGATCGAAACGGCGCTGGAAGTATATGAGAACCGCCTGCGCAGAGTACAGACCGCCCGTCTCAACGAGGTGATGCTGAAAGCAATTGAAGCGTACCATCCACCGGTAGTAAGAGGGGTGCCCATCCGTATTAAATACGTAACGCAACTGCCTACGCACACACCTGCGTTTGCCTTCTTCTGTAACCTGCCCGATGATGTGAAGACGCCGTACAGGAACTATCTGGAAAACCAGCTCCGTACCAACTTCAACTTTAGCGGTGTGCCAGTGAAGATCTTTTTCCGGAAAAAATAG
- a CDS encoding transglutaminase-like domain-containing protein translates to MHENKEINALFHLLDDPDQEVFDTVASKILLYGKDIIPNLENLWENTVDESIQERIELLIHRVHYQDLQAALRAWSLSELQDLMQGAILVARYQFPDLVPSQVLNEIERIKRNIWLELNNYLTPLEKINVLNSMIYNYFGLKGEEVSYQRKNQFFINQVIESKKGNPLTNGIIYQSLCAMLDLPVYAVNIPRQFILAYFDTFIDFDEPVEPNDQRILFFIDPIQGQIYTQQDVDTYLKRVSVPSVPSYFKPQSNKRIIQFLLEELAKCFRDDKDAYRQDELSNLASLLEE, encoded by the coding sequence ATGCACGAAAACAAGGAAATAAATGCATTGTTCCACCTGTTGGATGATCCGGACCAGGAAGTATTCGACACCGTTGCCAGCAAAATTCTGCTGTACGGCAAGGATATCATTCCCAACCTGGAGAATTTATGGGAGAATACCGTGGACGAGTCCATACAGGAAAGGATAGAACTGCTGATCCACCGGGTCCATTACCAGGACCTGCAGGCGGCCTTGCGTGCATGGAGCTTGTCGGAACTGCAGGACCTGATGCAGGGCGCCATCCTGGTGGCCCGCTACCAGTTCCCCGACCTGGTGCCTTCACAGGTGCTCAACGAAATAGAACGCATCAAACGCAATATTTGGCTGGAGCTGAATAACTACCTGACACCACTGGAGAAGATCAATGTGCTCAACAGCATGATCTATAATTACTTCGGACTCAAAGGGGAAGAAGTGTCCTATCAGCGGAAAAACCAGTTTTTCATCAACCAGGTGATAGAATCCAAAAAAGGCAATCCTCTTACCAACGGCATTATCTATCAAAGCCTGTGTGCTATGCTGGACCTGCCGGTATATGCGGTCAATATCCCCCGGCAGTTCATACTGGCGTATTTTGATACGTTCATCGATTTTGATGAACCCGTAGAACCGAACGACCAGCGCATCCTGTTCTTCATCGATCCCATTCAGGGCCAGATCTATACCCAACAGGACGTAGATACTTATCTGAAAAGGGTTTCCGTACCATCTGTGCCATCTTATTTCAAACCACAGTCCAACAAACGCATTATCCAGTTCCTGCTGGAAGAATTGGCGAAATGTTTCCGGGACGATAAAGATGCCTACCGTCAGGATGAATTAAGCAACCTGGCGTCTCTGCTTGAAGAATAA
- the era gene encoding GTPase Era gives MHKAGFVNIFGKPNAGKSTLLNAIIGEKLAIISPKVQTTRHRITGVITEPGYQIVFSDTPGIIDPKYKLHEKMMGAVKSALEDADVALLIMDAKDSLEENLELFDSLRLKVPAILILNKMDNLSKEDMDTLMEKAKAWGKAKVVVPISARQKKGIKELMQEIVALLPEGNAFYPDDTLTDKSTRFLVAEMIREKIFQLFEEEIPYHTTVIVTQYQEKETLTKIAAEIIVTRETQKGIILGEKGKSIRELGTLARQDIEKFIERKVFLELHVKVRGKWRDNDLYLKEYGY, from the coding sequence ATGCACAAAGCAGGTTTTGTAAACATATTCGGTAAGCCCAATGCGGGGAAAAGTACCTTGCTCAACGCCATCATCGGCGAAAAGCTCGCTATTATATCACCCAAAGTGCAAACCACCAGGCACCGTATCACCGGTGTCATCACCGAACCCGGTTACCAGATCGTATTCTCGGACACCCCGGGTATCATCGACCCGAAATACAAACTGCACGAGAAAATGATGGGTGCGGTAAAATCCGCACTGGAAGATGCAGACGTCGCCCTGCTGATCATGGACGCGAAAGACTCGCTGGAAGAGAACCTCGAACTGTTCGATTCCCTGCGCCTCAAAGTGCCGGCCATCCTCATCCTCAACAAAATGGACAACCTCTCCAAAGAGGATATGGACACGCTGATGGAGAAAGCGAAAGCATGGGGCAAAGCAAAAGTAGTGGTGCCTATCTCCGCCAGACAGAAAAAAGGTATCAAGGAACTGATGCAGGAAATCGTAGCGCTGCTGCCAGAAGGCAACGCGTTCTATCCGGACGACACCCTAACGGACAAGTCTACACGTTTCCTCGTGGCGGAAATGATCCGGGAGAAAATCTTCCAGCTGTTTGAAGAAGAAATCCCTTATCATACCACGGTGATCGTTACACAGTACCAGGAAAAAGAAACACTGACAAAAATAGCAGCAGAGATCATCGTTACCCGCGAAACACAGAAAGGCATCATCCTCGGCGAGAAAGGCAAATCCATCCGTGAGCTGGGAACACTGGCCAGACAAGACATCGAGAAATTCATCGAACGCAAGGTATTCCTCGAACTGCATGTGAAAGTACGTGGCAAATGGCGGGACAATGACCTGTACCTGAAAGAATATGGGTACTAG
- a CDS encoding KdsC family phosphatase, translating to MNVLALFKPITTFVLDVDGVLTDGTLQLLPGGEMSRKMNIKDGYALQLAVKKGYRVVIISGGKSESVVSRLQGLGITDIYTGIIDKKEKLQDYVFEHDLTWEEILYMGDDIPDYQVMQLVALPTCPADAASEIKSISRYISPVAGGQGCVREVIEKVLKLNNHWLMDEGIASK from the coding sequence ATGAACGTACTAGCTTTATTCAAGCCTATCACCACTTTCGTGCTGGATGTGGACGGGGTACTGACGGATGGCACACTGCAGTTATTGCCCGGCGGGGAAATGTCACGCAAAATGAACATCAAAGACGGTTACGCCTTACAACTGGCTGTAAAAAAGGGGTACCGGGTGGTCATCATCTCCGGCGGAAAATCGGAGAGTGTGGTCAGCAGGCTGCAAGGCCTGGGTATTACTGATATCTATACCGGTATAATCGATAAAAAAGAGAAACTCCAGGATTATGTGTTTGAACATGACCTCACCTGGGAAGAGATCCTGTACATGGGCGACGACATCCCTGACTATCAGGTGATGCAACTGGTAGCCCTGCCTACCTGTCCTGCTGACGCGGCCAGCGAGATCAAAAGCATCTCCCGGTATATATCCCCGGTAGCAGGCGGACAAGGCTGTGTGCGGGAAGTAATAGAAAAAGTTCTGAAGCTCAACAATCACTGGCTGATGGACGAAGGCATTGCATCGAAATAA
- a CDS encoding geranylgeranylglycerol-phosphate geranylgeranyltransferase, which translates to MKLWAAFFKLVRYPNLIYIALTQFLLQYCVVAPVLHSSGEEPSLSVAQFVLLSFSTVLIAAAGYIINDYFDINIDIVNKPDKMVLDKIISRRWAMAWHTIFNMAGVSLGFIVAWKTGQIYLGFTQVICSLLLWFYSTSFKRQVLIGNVIISLLTALSVSVVGFYEKQIYESFEAILSPTGRKLIQIIGVYALFAFIISMVREIVKDLEDMIGDSKDGCRTIPILWGVLPAKRLCNMLLLALQVTIIAVEVRVWLLGWYIAIAYLVLLVQVPCVYAYTLLKKAHLPEHYHRVSSVVKWVMLTGILSMVFFKCYL; encoded by the coding sequence ATGAAGCTCTGGGCTGCGTTTTTTAAGCTGGTGAGATATCCCAACCTCATTTATATTGCCCTTACCCAGTTCCTGTTGCAGTATTGCGTGGTAGCACCGGTATTGCACAGCAGCGGCGAAGAGCCCTCCCTCTCGGTGGCGCAGTTCGTGTTGCTCAGTTTCTCCACAGTGCTCATTGCGGCTGCGGGTTATATTATCAACGATTATTTTGATATCAACATCGATATTGTCAATAAACCGGACAAAATGGTGCTGGACAAAATCATCAGCCGCCGATGGGCCATGGCCTGGCATACCATATTTAATATGGCCGGCGTGTCGCTCGGTTTTATCGTGGCCTGGAAAACGGGCCAGATTTACCTGGGCTTCACCCAGGTGATCTGCTCCCTGCTGCTCTGGTTTTATTCCACCTCCTTCAAACGCCAGGTATTGATCGGTAACGTGATCATCTCCCTGTTGACCGCCCTGTCGGTATCAGTGGTGGGCTTCTACGAGAAACAGATCTACGAAAGCTTTGAAGCGATCCTGTCGCCCACCGGCCGTAAACTGATACAGATCATCGGCGTATATGCGCTGTTCGCCTTCATCATCTCCATGGTGCGCGAAATCGTGAAAGACCTGGAAGACATGATCGGTGACAGCAAAGACGGTTGCCGTACCATTCCCATCCTCTGGGGCGTGCTGCCGGCCAAAAGGCTGTGCAATATGCTGCTGCTGGCCCTGCAGGTGACCATCATAGCCGTGGAGGTAAGGGTGTGGCTGCTGGGCTGGTATATCGCTATCGCCTACCTGGTGCTGCTGGTACAGGTGCCCTGCGTATATGCCTATACGTTGCTCAAAAAAGCACACCTGCCGGAACATTATCACCGTGTCAGCTCCGTCGTAAAATGGGTCATGCTGACCGGGATCTTATCAATGGTATTTTTTAAATGCTATCTATAG
- a CDS encoding Maf family protein, whose protein sequence is MYKGAPVVLASQSPRRKQLLEQAGIPFEVRVVETAETYPPGLEIEQIPVHIAQQKAAAVMTLCKPEEIIIAADTVVVLDDTIIGKPKDRDDAIRILTALSGREHRVITGVVIRRNGTEKAFSQTTTVHFKPLTTEQVTYYVDNFKPYDKAGAYAIQEWIGAVGIDSIHGCFYNVMGLPVSKVAEVLASQD, encoded by the coding sequence ATGTACAAAGGTGCTCCCGTAGTGCTGGCCTCCCAGTCGCCCCGCAGAAAACAATTGTTGGAACAGGCGGGCATTCCTTTCGAAGTGAGAGTAGTGGAAACAGCAGAAACATATCCTCCCGGACTGGAAATCGAACAGATTCCCGTGCATATCGCACAACAAAAAGCCGCTGCCGTCATGACGCTGTGCAAACCGGAAGAAATCATCATAGCAGCAGATACCGTCGTGGTGCTGGACGATACCATCATCGGCAAGCCCAAAGACCGCGATGACGCCATCCGTATCCTGACAGCCCTCAGCGGCCGCGAACACCGGGTCATCACCGGCGTAGTGATCCGCCGCAACGGCACTGAAAAAGCGTTCTCCCAAACAACCACCGTACATTTTAAGCCGCTCACCACAGAACAGGTAACCTACTACGTGGATAACTTCAAGCCATACGATAAGGCCGGCGCATACGCTATCCAGGAATGGATCGGAGCCGTAGGCATCGATAGCATCCACGGCTGTTTTTATAATGTAATGGGACTGCCTGTGAGCAAAGTGGCGGAAGTGCTGGCTTCCCAGGACTGA
- a CDS encoding single-stranded DNA-binding protein, with protein sequence MMKLQFIGYLGRDVVRKEVNGNVVLNFPVAVNERFRNRDGVLEERTTWVDCSLWGRETMAAHLHQGTLVYVEGGPRVEGYISRTDQPAAALRLRVYHLQLLSRKDDDRRRPAPVEVPAVPEQELVEEQPADDLPF encoded by the coding sequence ATGATGAAACTTCAGTTTATCGGCTATCTGGGCCGGGATGTTGTCAGGAAAGAAGTGAACGGCAACGTGGTGCTCAATTTTCCGGTGGCCGTTAACGAGCGTTTCCGGAACCGTGACGGGGTACTGGAAGAACGGACCACCTGGGTGGACTGCTCCCTGTGGGGACGGGAAACCATGGCCGCGCACCTGCACCAGGGAACGCTGGTGTACGTGGAAGGCGGCCCCAGGGTGGAAGGGTATATTTCCCGCACCGATCAGCCTGCCGCGGCCTTAAGGCTCCGGGTGTACCACCTGCAACTGCTCAGCCGTAAGGATGACGACAGACGCCGTCCCGCTCCTGTAGAGGTCCCGGCCGTTCCGGAACAGGAACTGGTGGAAGAACAACCCGCCGATGATCTGCCCTTCTAA
- the topA gene encoding type I DNA topoisomerase, producing the protein MAKNLVIVESPAKAKTIEKILGKDFEVKSCFGHIRDLEKDDMGIDIENNFRPKYVIPEDKEKVVKDLKKLAKETDEVWLATDEDREGEAISWHLCEVLGLDPKETKRIVFHEITKPAIENAVQHPRKLDMDRVNAQQARRILDRIVGFELSPVLWRKMSMRNSLSAGRVQSVAVRLIVEREREINGFTAVSTFKVEAWFTGKDINGKNISFKAEGPNKFKTAEDAEKFLKECVAAVYSVKDIQVKPGKKSPAAPFTTSTLQQEASRKLGYSVSKTMLLAQKLYESGFITYMRTDSVNLSDTAVAEIEKAIKTSFGDRYHQFRKFKNKNESAQEAHEAIRPTYMENPTVDDSDTRKLYELIWKRTIASQMADAELEKTIAKINISTNKEELTASGEVLKFDGFLKVYMESHDDEDINEDEAQEGSLPPLAVKQTLDLREMKATERFSRPAPRYTEASLVKKLEELGIGRPSTYAPTITTIQKRGYVEKRDKEGIKREFRILVLKADKISQQTESENTGAEKSKLFPTDLGMIVTDFLNQYFNSVMDYGFTAKIEEEFDEIANGKKVWNKMLKEFYSPFHKDVENTLENAERVKGERQLGVEESTGKPIVARMGRYGPMIQIGKVEDEEKPRFAKLKATQSIETISLEEAMELFRLPRNLGQFEDSDVIINIGRFGPYAQHDKKFYSLKKEMDPYTVELDEVAPLIVEKRAAKDERTIKIFEKEKIQILKGPYGPYIKQGLKNYKIPKEKIDTAADLTVEEAKAIIEDAKANPPKKKAPPRKKKAE; encoded by the coding sequence ATGGCAAAAAATTTAGTTATAGTAGAGTCCCCGGCAAAGGCCAAGACCATTGAAAAAATTCTGGGCAAGGACTTTGAAGTCAAATCCTGCTTCGGGCACATCCGTGACCTGGAGAAGGACGACATGGGGATAGACATCGAAAATAACTTCAGGCCTAAATATGTAATACCGGAAGATAAAGAAAAGGTGGTAAAAGACCTCAAGAAGCTGGCAAAGGAAACCGATGAGGTTTGGCTGGCAACGGATGAGGACCGTGAAGGGGAAGCCATTTCATGGCATTTGTGCGAGGTACTGGGCCTCGATCCGAAAGAAACCAAACGTATCGTATTCCACGAAATCACCAAACCGGCCATCGAAAACGCCGTACAGCACCCGCGCAAGCTGGACATGGACCGCGTAAACGCGCAGCAGGCCCGCCGTATCCTGGACAGGATCGTGGGTTTTGAGCTTTCTCCCGTGTTATGGCGTAAAATGAGCATGCGTAACTCCCTTTCTGCCGGTCGTGTGCAGTCTGTAGCGGTACGCCTCATCGTGGAAAGAGAACGTGAAATCAACGGTTTTACCGCCGTTAGCACCTTTAAGGTAGAGGCATGGTTCACCGGCAAAGACATCAACGGTAAAAACATCTCCTTTAAGGCCGAAGGCCCTAATAAATTTAAAACAGCGGAAGATGCGGAGAAATTCCTCAAAGAATGTGTGGCTGCTGTCTATTCCGTTAAAGATATACAGGTAAAACCCGGCAAAAAATCACCTGCCGCTCCTTTCACCACTTCCACCCTGCAACAGGAAGCCAGCCGCAAACTGGGGTACAGCGTGTCTAAAACCATGCTGCTGGCCCAGAAGCTGTATGAAAGCGGTTTTATTACCTACATGCGTACTGACTCCGTGAATCTCTCTGATACAGCGGTAGCGGAAATTGAAAAAGCGATCAAAACCAGCTTTGGCGACCGCTATCACCAGTTCCGCAAATTCAAAAACAAAAACGAATCCGCCCAGGAAGCGCACGAAGCGATCCGCCCCACCTACATGGAAAACCCCACCGTAGACGACAGCGATACCCGCAAACTGTACGAACTGATCTGGAAACGGACCATCGCCAGCCAGATGGCTGACGCTGAACTGGAAAAAACCATCGCTAAAATCAATATCTCCACCAACAAGGAAGAACTGACCGCCAGCGGTGAAGTATTGAAATTTGACGGCTTCCTGAAAGTATACATGGAAAGCCACGATGATGAAGATATCAACGAAGACGAAGCACAGGAAGGGTCACTGCCGCCACTGGCCGTGAAACAAACGCTGGACCTCAGGGAAATGAAGGCCACCGAAAGATTCTCCCGCCCTGCGCCCCGCTATACGGAGGCCAGCCTCGTAAAAAAACTGGAAGAACTGGGCATCGGCCGCCCGTCTACCTACGCCCCTACCATTACCACCATCCAGAAAAGAGGATATGTGGAAAAAAGGGACAAGGAAGGCATTAAAAGAGAATTCCGCATTCTGGTGCTCAAAGCTGACAAAATCAGCCAGCAGACAGAAAGCGAAAACACCGGCGCCGAAAAATCCAAACTGTTCCCGACAGACCTCGGCATGATCGTGACCGATTTCCTCAACCAGTACTTCAATTCCGTGATGGACTACGGTTTCACCGCTAAAATTGAAGAAGAGTTCGACGAAATCGCCAACGGCAAAAAGGTGTGGAACAAAATGCTGAAAGAGTTTTACAGCCCTTTCCATAAAGATGTGGAAAACACGCTGGAAAACGCTGAACGCGTAAAAGGAGAACGCCAGCTGGGCGTAGAAGAATCTACCGGCAAGCCCATTGTGGCCCGCATGGGACGCTATGGCCCGATGATCCAGATCGGTAAGGTGGAAGACGAGGAAAAACCCCGCTTCGCCAAACTGAAAGCCACCCAGAGCATCGAAACCATTTCCCTGGAAGAAGCCATGGAACTGTTCCGGCTGCCCCGCAACCTCGGACAGTTTGAAGATTCAGACGTGATCATCAACATCGGCCGCTTCGGTCCGTACGCACAGCACGACAAGAAGTTCTACTCCCTCAAAAAGGAAATGGACCCGTACACCGTGGAACTGGACGAAGTAGCTCCCCTCATCGTGGAAAAAAGAGCTGCCAAAGACGAACGGACCATCAAAATATTTGAGAAGGAAAAAATCCAGATACTGAAAGGTCCTTATGGCCCCTATATCAAACAGGGCCTGAAGAACTACAAGATACCGAAAGAGAAAATTGACACCGCTGCGGACCTGACCGTGGAAGAAGCCAAAGCCATCATCGAAGATGCCAAAGCCAATCCGCCCAAGAAAAAAGCGCCGCCGCGGAAGAAGAAAGCTGAATAA